A region of uncultured Carboxylicivirga sp. DNA encodes the following proteins:
- a CDS encoding SDR family oxidoreductase, translating into MTKTAFITGATSGIGEATSKKLAQLGYNIIITGRRHDRLDKLKSDLESEYSVKVLPLCFDIRDKKTTDETVLNMPENWKEIDVLINNAGLAAGADPINEGLWSDWEQMIDTNIKGLLNISKLIIPGMIERKSGHIINITSIAGKEVYANGNVYCATKHAVDALTKGMRIDLLPYHIKVGSVAPGMVETEFSIVRYHGDKNKADNVYKGLTPLFAQDIADTIEFMITRPAHVNINDVLIMPTAQASATYSHRE; encoded by the coding sequence ATGACAAAAACAGCATTCATTACGGGAGCCACATCTGGTATAGGCGAAGCCACCTCCAAAAAACTGGCACAATTAGGATACAATATCATTATTACAGGAAGACGCCATGATAGATTAGATAAACTGAAATCAGATTTAGAATCGGAATACTCTGTTAAGGTATTACCTCTTTGTTTCGACATAAGAGATAAAAAAACAACAGATGAGACCGTTCTTAACATGCCTGAAAACTGGAAGGAGATTGATGTACTAATTAATAATGCAGGTCTGGCAGCAGGTGCTGATCCTATCAATGAAGGTTTATGGAGCGACTGGGAACAAATGATAGATACCAATATTAAAGGTTTGCTTAATATTTCCAAATTGATTATTCCAGGAATGATTGAGCGTAAGTCCGGTCATATAATCAATATCACATCCATTGCCGGTAAAGAAGTCTATGCAAATGGGAATGTCTATTGTGCTACCAAACATGCTGTTGATGCCTTGACGAAAGGTATGCGAATTGATTTGTTACCTTATCATATTAAAGTAGGTTCTGTAGCACCAGGAATGGTTGAAACGGAGTTTTCAATTGTTCGTTATCATGGAGACAAAAACAAGGCCGATAATGTATACAAAGGTTTAACACCTTTATTTGCACAAGATATAGCTGATACTATTGAATTTATGATTACCCGCCCTGCGCATGTTAATATTAACGATGTTTTGATTATGCCGACAGCACAGGCAAGCGCAACTTATAGTCATCGTGAATAA
- a CDS encoding alpha/beta hydrolase yields MKILKLIVKSIGLLFLGLLLILLTTYFMVKPQFEIPKTVAQDSTIPHITIDTVVFHVENFGPDTAQVIIAIHGGPGQDYRSLLPLKALADSFKVVFYDQRGTGLSPRVPTHELSLESSLTDLNAIINYYSPDKPVYLIGHSWGAMLASGYMAKHPEKVNKAVLAEPGFLTTETAQTFMSRTNGMMPEMTLSTVWRMTKAFLESLKVHEPDKEASMDYLMARIIGMNDIEDHPMAGYYCNGVMPDSKDMFWRLSMQASQAIRQTGMNSQGEFEIDLVTGIEKFDKEVLFLTSECNQLIGKDIQNIHMSFYPNARMEIVKNAGHDMIKEQPEVSIRIIREFFN; encoded by the coding sequence ATGAAAATTCTAAAACTGATCGTTAAATCTATCGGACTTTTGTTTTTAGGTCTTTTACTGATTCTGTTAACTACCTATTTTATGGTTAAACCTCAGTTCGAAATACCTAAAACGGTGGCACAGGATTCAACTATTCCTCATATAACAATTGACACAGTTGTATTTCATGTAGAAAACTTTGGTCCTGATACAGCACAAGTGATTATAGCCATTCATGGCGGACCAGGTCAGGATTACAGATCATTGTTACCTTTAAAAGCATTAGCCGATTCGTTTAAAGTAGTTTTTTATGACCAGAGAGGAACAGGTCTTTCGCCTCGTGTACCGACACATGAACTTTCTTTAGAATCATCATTAACTGATTTAAATGCTATTATCAATTATTATAGTCCGGACAAACCCGTTTATTTAATCGGACATAGCTGGGGAGCCATGCTGGCCTCCGGATATATGGCAAAACATCCAGAAAAAGTGAATAAAGCTGTTTTAGCCGAACCCGGTTTTCTAACTACTGAAACTGCTCAGACTTTCATGTCCCGAACCAATGGAATGATGCCCGAGATGACCCTTTCAACTGTTTGGCGAATGACCAAAGCCTTTTTAGAATCATTAAAAGTTCATGAACCTGACAAAGAAGCCAGTATGGATTATCTGATGGCCCGGATTATAGGAATGAATGATATTGAAGATCATCCCATGGCTGGTTATTATTGCAATGGCGTTATGCCTGATAGCAAAGATATGTTTTGGCGTTTAAGCATGCAGGCATCACAGGCAATACGACAAACTGGTATGAATAGCCAGGGAGAATTTGAAATTGATCTGGTGACAGGCATCGAGAAATTCGACAAAGAAGTTCTGTTCTTAACAAGTGAATGTAACCAGCTAATTGGAAAAGATATTCAGAATATTCATATGAGCTTTTATCCAAATGCACGCATGGAAATAGTTAAAAATGCAGGTCATGATATGATTAAAGAACAACCTGAAGTAAGCATCAGAATCATAAGAGAATTTTTCAACTAA
- a CDS encoding BlaI/MecI/CopY family transcriptional regulator — translation MMEIRQLTKAEEEVMQILWKIGEGTVKDILDGFVEKQPAYTTVATVLKVLKKKEVVDNRAVGNTYVYNPQITKEDYSSFQMKHLLNNYFGGSFKRLATFFAKDNNMDLDELEFMLKESESKNKPNK, via the coding sequence ATGATGGAAATACGACAGCTTACAAAGGCAGAAGAAGAAGTAATGCAAATTCTTTGGAAAATAGGAGAAGGTACAGTTAAAGATATTTTGGATGGATTTGTTGAAAAACAACCAGCTTATACAACCGTAGCTACAGTGCTTAAAGTATTAAAAAAGAAAGAGGTTGTTGATAATAGGGCAGTAGGAAATACCTATGTTTATAATCCTCAAATTACGAAGGAAGATTATTCTTCCTTTCAGATGAAACATCTGCTCAATAACTATTTCGGAGGTAGTTTTAAACGTTTGGCTACTTTTTTTGCAAAGGATAATAACATGGATTTAGATGAATTGGAATTCATGTTAAAAGAAAGTGAATCAAAAAACAAACCTAACAAATAA
- the dapA gene encoding 4-hydroxy-tetrahydrodipicolinate synthase: MQNFDLTGSIVAIATPFKANGDIDVDSFDRLIDFHLEKGSDGIVVCGTTGETPALTGDEDAFLIERAVKKVGGKIPVIAGTGSNSTLECIKYSRKAEAIGVDAVLVVGPYYNKPTEKGMYQHFATVADSIETPIILYNVPGRTGSRISVANAIKLANDFDNIVGIKEASGDLGLIAELVAKRPDNFKIYSGDDFLSASANLLGADGCISVIANVIPAEFALLMKASLNGDITVVNKLFYQYRELMDLMFIESNPIPVKTALAAMGLLEEEFRLPMCSMEDANKQLLLDELKKQNII, encoded by the coding sequence ATGCAAAACTTTGATTTAACAGGTTCAATAGTAGCAATAGCTACTCCGTTCAAAGCAAATGGTGATATTGATGTTGATTCATTTGATCGCCTGATCGATTTTCATCTTGAAAAAGGTAGCGACGGAATAGTGGTTTGTGGTACTACTGGTGAAACTCCTGCTTTGACAGGGGATGAGGATGCTTTTTTAATTGAACGTGCTGTTAAAAAAGTGGGAGGTAAGATACCCGTTATTGCAGGTACAGGAAGTAATTCAACTCTTGAATGTATTAAATACAGCAGAAAAGCTGAAGCAATTGGTGTAGATGCAGTATTGGTAGTTGGACCCTATTATAATAAGCCAACTGAAAAAGGAATGTATCAGCATTTTGCAACTGTAGCAGATTCTATAGAGACTCCTATCATTTTGTATAATGTTCCGGGTCGAACTGGATCAAGAATTTCAGTTGCGAACGCCATTAAATTAGCCAACGATTTTGACAATATTGTTGGAATAAAAGAGGCATCGGGCGATCTGGGTTTAATTGCCGAATTAGTGGCCAAACGTCCGGATAATTTTAAAATTTACAGTGGCGATGATTTTCTGTCTGCCTCAGCTAATCTTTTAGGTGCTGACGGTTGTATTTCAGTTATTGCCAATGTGATCCCGGCGGAATTTGCTCTATTAATGAAAGCATCTCTGAATGGAGATATTACAGTAGTAAATAAATTGTTTTACCAGTATCGCGAATTAATGGATCTGATGTTTATCGAATCTAATCCTATTCCGGTAAAAACTGCTTTAGCAGCAATGGGATTGCTGGAGGAAGAATTCAGATTGCCAATGTGCAGTATGGAAGATGCTAATAAGCAACTGCTGTTGGATGAATTGAAAAAGCAAAATATTATATAA
- a CDS encoding S8 family serine peptidase, which produces MRRNALFSIALLCSILFLTNCEKETVVTTEVETLEPELKASSVSNSYIVVLKDDAITVVSGESYSSKKEKVKAKAEKLFTKKNIKSKTLKHIYGKAIKGFALDLSAEEVEALKTDESVLRIEEDKIISLSPITMKVKPGTTVTPSQSIPWGITRVGGPVSGVGKTAWIIDSGIDLDHPDLNVDTDRAAQFLGTRYTADDQNGHGTHVAGTVAALDNSIGVVGVAPGAFVVPVRVLDRRGSGTTSGVIAGVDYVAANASSSDVANMSLGGGISATLDEAVLAASSVLKFALAAGNESDDAANHSPARVNGPNIYTISAMDINDNWAYFSNYGAGVDYCAPGYSIYSTYKGGDYATLSGTSMASPHVCGLLLITNNLTTDGYVNGDPDGNPDPIAHN; this is translated from the coding sequence ATGAGAAGAAATGCACTATTTAGCATAGCACTGCTATGTTCTATTTTGTTTTTAACAAATTGTGAAAAAGAAACAGTTGTAACTACTGAAGTTGAAACACTAGAGCCTGAATTAAAGGCATCTTCAGTTAGTAATTCGTACATTGTTGTATTAAAAGATGATGCCATTACCGTAGTATCAGGAGAATCGTACAGTTCGAAAAAAGAAAAGGTAAAAGCAAAAGCGGAAAAACTTTTTACTAAGAAGAACATTAAATCAAAAACCTTAAAACATATTTATGGTAAAGCCATTAAAGGTTTTGCGTTGGATTTATCTGCTGAAGAAGTTGAAGCACTAAAAACTGACGAATCAGTTTTACGAATTGAAGAAGATAAAATTATCTCCTTATCGCCTATAACAATGAAAGTAAAGCCGGGCACAACAGTGACTCCAAGTCAGTCAATCCCATGGGGTATTACACGAGTTGGCGGACCAGTTAGTGGCGTTGGTAAGACAGCCTGGATTATTGATTCAGGTATTGATTTGGATCACCCTGATTTAAACGTGGATACAGACAGAGCTGCCCAGTTCCTGGGAACACGTTATACTGCTGATGACCAAAATGGCCATGGTACTCATGTGGCTGGTACAGTTGCTGCACTGGATAATTCAATCGGTGTTGTTGGTGTTGCTCCTGGTGCATTTGTGGTTCCAGTTAGAGTTTTAGACCGTCGTGGAAGTGGAACAACTTCTGGCGTTATTGCAGGTGTTGATTATGTTGCAGCCAACGCTTCTTCAAGTGATGTTGCCAACATGAGTTTAGGTGGAGGAATTTCTGCAACACTAGACGAGGCTGTTTTGGCAGCTTCATCTGTTCTTAAATTTGCTTTAGCTGCAGGTAATGAATCTGATGATGCAGCAAACCACTCACCTGCCCGCGTTAATGGTCCAAATATCTATACCATCTCAGCCATGGATATAAATGACAATTGGGCTTATTTCTCAAATTACGGCGCAGGTGTTGATTATTGCGCCCCTGGCTACAGTATTTATTCAACATATAAAGGTGGTGACTATGCTACCTTAAGCGGTACTTCAATGGCCTCTCCACATGTATGTGGCTTATTACTAATCACAAACAATCTTACAACAGATGGATATGTAAATGGTGATCCGGATGGAAATCCAGATCCGATAGCACATAATTAA
- the purL gene encoding phosphoribosylformylglycinamidine synthase subunit PurL — MDTSIPTLAEAEKLNLTSIEFERIKEILKRSPNALELEVFSLLWSEHASYKNSLKWLKTLPTKGEKVLVEAGKESSGAIDLGNGLACVVKIESHNHPCAIQPRLGANTGLRVVTRDVASMGAKPVAILNSLRLGDGKRDTARWLFDEISKGMCEFEKGYQVPIIGGETYFSKGYNSSPVVNNFAVGVVDSSKILSGVAKGNGNLILIIGALTGKDGIDDDVFTADAINDVGTKPVPIELLMDVSIEKQLQEAVYELNQKGLLIGAENIAAQGVIGAACEMAARGDSSIKLNLDKIPTREEGLTARDVMLAQTWSRMLVCVSPDKVEDIKEITDKYSLALGVVGEVVDGNTVDCYFNADILASVPARFVGLGGEAPVYDREFSTNGTEATNIKLDQFDEPDHYPDVVKKMLVNLNVTSKNWMSDKFDQSLCADGDNFKYPSDAAYIDLEGTDQALAITIDCNSSYMTSNPFLGAQIAVAEACRNIVCGGGIPLGVSDCLNFGNPNDKTIYGTFVDSIKGITKACNDFDVPVLSGNVSFFNQRSEEGQLKPITPTPVIGMVGLLESKHNHCTLSFRHKGDMIFLVGTSRNDVNSSEFASSILNIKNSIPPFYDVEEEKELQNAVSGMIRKDLVRSVHDISNGGLFFTLLECGIPLEFGFDITSDAEIRKEAFLFGESQSRVVVSVASAKQDDFVDYMMETGVPFSILGHVTKGEIRIDDESYGFIDELKKAFEQRLGDWVEGK, encoded by the coding sequence ATGGACACATCTATACCAACATTAGCAGAAGCTGAAAAATTAAATCTTACCTCAATAGAATTTGAAAGGATAAAAGAAATATTAAAGCGATCTCCTAATGCTTTGGAACTCGAAGTGTTTTCCTTGCTTTGGTCTGAACATGCCAGTTATAAAAATTCATTGAAATGGTTGAAAACCCTTCCAACCAAAGGCGAAAAAGTTCTCGTCGAAGCTGGTAAAGAGAGCTCCGGTGCTATTGATTTGGGTAATGGTCTGGCATGTGTGGTAAAGATTGAATCGCATAATCATCCTTGTGCCATACAGCCGCGATTGGGTGCTAATACCGGATTAAGAGTTGTTACACGTGATGTGGCTTCAATGGGAGCAAAACCTGTAGCCATCTTAAATTCATTAAGGTTAGGAGATGGGAAAAGAGATACTGCACGTTGGCTTTTTGATGAAATATCAAAAGGAATGTGTGAATTTGAAAAAGGTTACCAGGTTCCCATAATTGGAGGAGAAACCTACTTTTCTAAAGGTTATAATTCAAGTCCGGTTGTTAATAATTTCGCAGTAGGAGTTGTTGACAGTTCTAAAATACTTTCAGGAGTAGCCAAAGGAAATGGAAATCTTATTCTCATTATAGGAGCTCTTACAGGTAAAGATGGTATTGATGATGATGTTTTTACTGCTGATGCCATCAATGATGTGGGAACCAAACCTGTTCCAATTGAATTATTGATGGATGTTTCCATTGAAAAACAATTGCAGGAGGCCGTTTATGAATTGAATCAGAAAGGCTTGTTAATAGGAGCCGAAAATATTGCTGCTCAAGGAGTAATTGGTGCAGCCTGTGAAATGGCAGCGCGAGGTGACTCATCAATTAAATTGAACTTAGATAAGATTCCAACCCGTGAAGAAGGTTTAACAGCTCGTGATGTTATGTTGGCGCAAACCTGGTCAAGAATGCTGGTTTGTGTTAGTCCTGATAAAGTGGAGGATATAAAGGAGATAACTGATAAGTATTCGTTAGCATTGGGTGTTGTTGGTGAAGTGGTTGATGGAAATACTGTTGACTGTTATTTTAATGCTGATATTTTAGCATCTGTACCAGCCCGTTTTGTTGGATTGGGTGGTGAAGCTCCGGTTTATGACCGGGAATTTTCAACTAACGGAACAGAAGCAACCAATATTAAATTAGACCAATTCGATGAGCCGGATCATTATCCAGATGTAGTGAAAAAAATGTTGGTCAACCTTAATGTTACATCCAAAAACTGGATGAGTGATAAGTTTGATCAGTCACTTTGCGCTGACGGTGATAATTTTAAATATCCATCGGATGCGGCTTACATTGATTTGGAGGGAACAGATCAGGCTTTAGCCATTACCATCGATTGCAATTCGTCTTATATGACATCCAATCCGTTTTTAGGCGCACAGATTGCAGTTGCTGAAGCTTGCAGAAATATTGTGTGTGGAGGAGGTATTCCATTGGGTGTTTCCGACTGTCTGAACTTCGGAAATCCGAATGATAAAACAATATACGGTACTTTTGTCGATTCAATTAAAGGAATTACAAAAGCTTGTAACGACTTTGATGTTCCGGTACTTAGCGGTAATGTTAGTTTCTTTAATCAGCGATCAGAAGAAGGTCAATTGAAACCTATTACACCAACTCCCGTAATTGGCATGGTTGGATTACTTGAAAGCAAGCATAATCATTGTACTTTATCATTCCGTCATAAAGGAGATATGATTTTTCTTGTGGGAACATCAAGAAACGATGTTAATTCGTCTGAGTTTGCTTCAAGTATTCTGAATATTAAGAATTCGATTCCGCCATTTTATGATGTGGAAGAAGAAAAAGAGTTACAGAACGCTGTTTCCGGAATGATTCGAAAAGATTTGGTTCGATCAGTTCATGATATATCCAATGGAGGATTGTTTTTTACACTTCTTGAATGTGGTATACCTCTTGAATTTGGATTTGATATCACGTCGGATGCTGAAATCAGAAAAGAAGCTTTTTTATTTGGAGAGTCACAAAGTAGAGTGGTTGTTTCAGTGGCTTCTGCCAAACAGGATGATTTTGTTGATTATATGATGGAAACTGGAGTTCCATTCTCAATTTTAGGTCATGTTACCAAAGGTGAGATAAGAATTGACGACGAATCATACGGTTTTATCGATGAATTAAAAAAAGCCTTCGAACAAAGATTAGGAGATTGGGTTGAAGGTAAATGA
- a CDS encoding TlpA family protein disulfide reductase, translated as MKIVLKLFFALAVVVAGYFSISWASSEEIDFVKVGDKVPAFELSNKTSEINAESLKGKVVLINFFATWCPPCVKELPHLEKEVWQEFKDNKDFVLLVVGREHSQEEIDKFAEGKSLDLPFYPDPERTVFGKFAKQNIPRNFIIDREGKIVYSAVGFNEEEFAKMKQLLNTQLK; from the coding sequence ATGAAAATTGTATTGAAATTGTTCTTTGCCCTTGCAGTAGTTGTAGCAGGTTATTTCTCAATATCCTGGGCGAGCTCTGAAGAGATTGATTTTGTGAAAGTAGGCGATAAAGTGCCGGCATTTGAATTAAGTAACAAAACATCAGAAATAAATGCAGAAAGTTTAAAAGGAAAAGTGGTTCTGATTAATTTCTTTGCAACCTGGTGTCCTCCTTGTGTTAAAGAATTACCACATTTAGAAAAAGAAGTTTGGCAGGAGTTTAAAGACAACAAGGATTTTGTTCTCTTGGTTGTTGGTAGAGAACATTCTCAAGAGGAGATTGATAAATTTGCAGAAGGTAAAAGTTTGGATTTACCTTTTTATCCTGATCCTGAGAGAACCGTTTTTGGTAAATTTGCCAAACAAAATATACCTCGCAATTTTATTATTGATCGCGAAGGAAAAATCGTTTATAGTGCCGTTGGGTTCAATGAAGAAGAATTTGCTAAAATGAAACAGCTGCTTAATACACAGTTAAAGTAG
- a CDS encoding DUF6588 family protein has protein sequence MKKITLVLGLLMIAFIGQAQSLEDYLSKYTKENGKMYLQPFADAFSADFNSGLFHNARIHKMGFQLYVGIVGQVAMIPSSAKTFQAYTESALYPPEGPYTVPTVFGSTDGRIVDVAASGNLLQYSFPGGFDIDYVPLAMPQITIGSVYGTDFTARYISLDIEDAGKVNVFGWGLRHNIDQYLPFMPLDLALGYYHQSFKVGEYMDAKANVVNLQASYSIPVITVYGGLGYENSKVNVQYTYEGQDNTDANISAGDKVEFDMKGANTVRLTLGLTFNLGPVKLHGDYNLAKQNTFAVGLGIGINEK, from the coding sequence ATGAAGAAGATTACCTTAGTATTAGGGTTACTGATGATTGCTTTTATCGGACAAGCACAGTCTTTGGAAGATTATCTGTCGAAGTACACAAAAGAGAATGGAAAGATGTACTTGCAACCTTTTGCAGATGCTTTCTCTGCTGATTTTAACAGTGGTTTATTCCATAATGCACGAATTCATAAAATGGGATTTCAGCTATATGTAGGTATTGTTGGCCAGGTTGCTATGATTCCTTCCAGTGCCAAAACATTCCAGGCATACACCGAAAGTGCTTTGTATCCTCCTGAGGGGCCATATACAGTTCCTACGGTTTTTGGTTCAACTGATGGGCGAATTGTGGACGTTGCTGCCAGTGGAAATTTATTGCAATATTCTTTTCCGGGTGGTTTCGATATTGATTATGTGCCTTTAGCTATGCCTCAAATTACAATTGGTTCGGTTTACGGAACTGATTTTACAGCCCGATATATATCGCTTGATATAGAAGATGCAGGTAAAGTAAATGTCTTTGGTTGGGGATTGCGTCATAACATTGATCAATACTTACCATTTATGCCATTGGATCTGGCTTTGGGTTATTATCATCAGTCGTTTAAAGTAGGAGAATATATGGATGCTAAAGCGAATGTTGTTAATCTTCAGGCAAGTTATTCCATACCTGTTATAACTGTTTATGGTGGATTAGGTTATGAGAATAGCAAAGTAAATGTTCAGTATACTTATGAAGGACAGGATAATACTGATGCGAATATATCAGCAGGAGACAAGGTGGAATTTGATATGAAAGGTGCTAATACAGTGCGGTTAACACTTGGTTTAACTTTTAACCTGGGACCAGTCAAATTACATGGAGATTATAATCTGGCCAAGCAAAATACATTTGCTGTAGGATTAGGTATTGGTATTAATGAAAAATAA
- a CDS encoding M56 family metallopeptidase gives MDLLTYFTRSIIVLVAFTLLYLLAFRKDSHFTLYRIFLLLGLIAAMFLPFIEINYTVWIEPFKSNDIFKEVETPLTVSNNVADVTTKAFNWFSLVYWIYFAGLFVFVSRFFVEAIQVIRIMRKSTRKEADGITYYVGKDISEPFTFGTFIFLDEESFHNKFSSDIVAHEKIHLKQNHWLDVVLCELLIAIQWFNPLAWYYGRLVKQNLEFLADRGVLEQGYIIENYIQSIICVTMGAEASVLANHFRFSQNKRRLKMMKNVRKSKWRQLKLLLTLPLIGGFLWAFSQPNYQLRPNDEQNVVESVMKDVKKITITGQVGVEDTMEIMDPNTGQYKRMILLSPVPGVSIVLKGKTIGCVSDMDGKFTIEATEDDLMVFSFVGFKTEERRVEEGKELIVSLKPTSYELDPAPFRKDFKGKVTPPPPPPPPPVVKEEKIAPPPPPPPAENDEPVFFIVEDLPKYKSGIVDYFSSLYSNIELEKAKQNLKGTVKVKFTVDTKGNVINVEAMGQKGKEAEVAEKIVSNLNNWQPGKQRGKPVSCSMIVPVEFE, from the coding sequence ATGGATTTACTGACCTATTTTACCCGATCAATTATAGTTCTGGTAGCTTTTACCTTGTTGTATTTGCTGGCATTTCGAAAAGACAGTCATTTTACATTGTATCGTATATTTTTATTACTGGGTTTGATTGCAGCAATGTTTTTACCCTTTATTGAAATCAATTATACTGTTTGGATTGAGCCTTTTAAATCAAATGATATTTTTAAGGAGGTTGAAACCCCGCTTACAGTATCAAACAATGTAGCTGATGTCACAACAAAAGCTTTTAATTGGTTTTCATTGGTTTACTGGATTTATTTTGCCGGACTTTTTGTTTTTGTAAGTCGTTTCTTCGTAGAGGCTATTCAGGTGATACGAATAATGAGAAAAAGTACACGCAAAGAAGCTGATGGCATCACCTACTATGTAGGAAAGGATATTTCTGAGCCATTTACCTTTGGCACTTTTATCTTTCTGGATGAAGAATCATTTCATAATAAGTTCAGTTCAGATATTGTTGCTCACGAAAAAATACATTTAAAGCAGAATCATTGGCTGGATGTAGTTTTATGTGAATTATTGATTGCTATTCAATGGTTTAATCCATTGGCATGGTATTATGGACGTTTGGTAAAGCAAAATCTGGAGTTTTTAGCTGACAGGGGAGTATTAGAGCAAGGTTATATAATTGAGAATTATATACAATCAATAATTTGTGTAACAATGGGAGCGGAAGCATCAGTGCTAGCCAATCACTTCCGGTTCTCCCAAAATAAAAGACGATTAAAAATGATGAAAAATGTAAGAAAATCCAAATGGCGACAACTAAAATTGTTGTTGACATTGCCTTTAATTGGAGGCTTCCTGTGGGCTTTTAGTCAGCCAAATTATCAATTAAGGCCAAATGATGAGCAGAATGTTGTTGAGTCAGTGATGAAGGACGTTAAAAAAATTACGATCACCGGACAGGTTGGAGTTGAAGATACAATGGAAATTATGGACCCTAACACGGGTCAATATAAACGTATGATCTTACTTAGCCCTGTGCCTGGTGTTAGTATTGTTTTAAAAGGAAAAACTATTGGATGTGTATCGGATATGGATGGTAAATTTACCATTGAAGCTACTGAAGATGATTTAATGGTGTTTTCTTTTGTAGGATTTAAGACCGAAGAGAGGAGAGTGGAAGAAGGAAAAGAGTTAATTGTTTCTTTAAAGCCAACCTCTTACGAGTTGGATCCGGCACCTTTTCGAAAAGATTTTAAAGGTAAGGTAACTCCTCCGCCACCACCTCCACCACCACCGGTTGTAAAAGAGGAAAAGATAGCTCCACCACCACCTCCACCGCCGGCAGAGAATGATGAACCTGTGTTTTTTATTGTTGAAGATTTGCCAAAATATAAGAGTGGGATAGTAGATTACTTTTCTTCATTGTATTCAAATATTGAATTGGAAAAGGCTAAACAGAATTTGAAAGGAACGGTTAAAGTGAAGTTTACTGTTGATACAAAAGGAAATGTAATTAATGTTGAAGCAATGGGTCAAAAGGGAAAGGAAGCAGAAGTCGCAGAAAAAATTGTTTCGAATCTGAATAACTGGCAACCCGGTAAACAAAGAGGTAAGCCGGTATCGTGTAGTATGATTGTACCTGTAGAATTTGAATAA
- a CDS encoding NADPH-dependent oxidoreductase, producing the protein MNILNTLTQRRSIRKYSDKDIDQSLLDEILEAGVRTSTTGNMQVYSIIVTRDAKKKEELAPCHFNQPMIKNAPVTLTFCADFNRFNLWCKQNNAEPGYDNFLSFMTAAIDALLVAQTVCIAAEAEGLGICYLGTTTYTADKIIEVLELPKGVVPITTVTLGYPDEHPDLVDRLPLDAVVHKEVYSDFSEEKINLLYQHKEQLSSNIAFVKENNKESLAQVFTDVRYKKADNEHFSKVLLEVLKKQGFLS; encoded by the coding sequence ATGAATATACTGAATACACTTACTCAACGTCGTAGTATTAGAAAATACAGTGATAAAGATATTGATCAAAGTCTTTTAGATGAAATACTTGAAGCTGGAGTAAGAACTTCTACAACAGGTAATATGCAGGTGTACAGTATTATTGTTACGCGTGATGCAAAAAAGAAAGAAGAATTGGCTCCATGTCATTTCAATCAGCCCATGATTAAGAATGCACCCGTAACTTTAACTTTTTGTGCCGATTTTAATCGATTTAATCTTTGGTGTAAACAAAATAATGCAGAGCCCGGGTATGATAATTTTTTATCTTTTATGACAGCTGCGATTGATGCCTTGTTGGTTGCTCAAACAGTATGTATTGCCGCAGAAGCAGAAGGATTAGGTATTTGTTATCTGGGTACAACAACCTATACTGCAGATAAAATAATTGAAGTTTTGGAACTTCCTAAAGGAGTTGTGCCGATTACTACAGTTACTTTGGGTTATCCTGATGAACACCCTGATTTGGTGGACCGTTTGCCACTTGATGCGGTTGTTCATAAAGAAGTATATTCTGATTTTTCTGAAGAAAAAATTAATCTTCTTTATCAACACAAGGAACAATTGTCATCAAACATTGCTTTTGTAAAGGAAAACAATAAGGAATCATTGGCTCAGGTATTTACTGATGTTCGTTATAAAAAAGCTGATAATGAACATTTCAGTAAAGTGCTTCTCGAAGTATTAAAAAAGCAAGGGTTTTTATCCTGA